TCACTAAAAGTCACCAAATTAGCGACCGATTAGTTTTATACAACCAAAATATATATAGTCGCTAAAATCCGTCGCTACTTTTTAATTTAGCGACCGAATTAGCAACCAAAACAAAAGAAGGAATGTCCTTGAGATTCTTGGTCACAAAATCGGtcactattttttaatttagcgaCCGATTTTGCAACCGATCGATAGGTAAAATAGAATAAAACGTGGTTGATTGATAATTCAATCACTAAAGTTATGGTCACTAAATCGGTTGCTAATTTTTAAGTTAGCGACTGATTTTATAAACTAATCAGTCACAAAAACAGACACAaattgataaaccattattttatgatttatattgtgtttaattgagtgcttttatcaagtctttacacacttattcatatgattagcatgatATTACAATTCCCTCCCAAAGTTGTTCTATGGttaaaaacttgcttcctagagatctttttattgtgtattttaattcttttttataccattcaatgccgtgatccgtgtgttaagtgtttcaggtttcatagggcaggaatggcttagagaatggagaggaagcttgaaaaaatggaaggaacacaagaaatcaaggagatgaccagcgaacacCGATGCGAAAACATGGCTCATGCGACTGCGCAAAATggagaaatcgcagtgacgcgttcgcatgcttgacgcgaacgcatggatTGAAATATGCACTGATGACGCGAACGTatggacgacgcgtacgcgtgacatgcgcgatctgcagaatttacagaaatcactgggggcgattttgggccgtgttttgacccagtttttggcccagaaacacagactaaagccggggaacatgcagaaactcggggagattctgattaggatagtttttagtttttagatcggATTTTACCCCTCCTCTAagttttctctctacacattcatagttcttggaattttatttgcttttggaattggatattgagaagagttgtTACCTCCgccaagacttcgtcattctagtttgttttcttacttttcacttactctttcatatccttaatttgtccagagttacaattggattctttttagagtttattaatacaaaaactatttttattttttaattgatcttttttattattgtttatcatgtctttcgttatttttcctttttattttgtgaagtctacattcatgataattgagtagttccccaacttgattgagagttgattaaaaggggaatcttgagttggaatactcaagagtcaaattgtaattgggtttattgtcggttgactctctagtcactaacgctaatccttcccaagggaaaggattagaacttgtgaatagaagttgactttcgacttacttgactttcctttattcagtaaaggataactaagtggaaACAACTACCAATTATCAATTGATCTTGAGAAAAATCCAACAatgatagaacttccaattaatcttctcctggtcaagatctttatttaaattacataaattctcttatttattttcctgtttCTTAAACTCAAAATTTCTCGGAAAACCTCTGACTAATAAGCTGCATTCTTTTGTCAACTCACTGGGAAACGACCTGGGATTTATACTCccaatatttttattctaattttgtgacaacccttttaaattgataagtggattttcactggttaagaactgtacttgcaacgtatttATTCCATTAAATTCTTAATCGGTCAATTTCCGCCTCCGTcaatttttggcaccgttgccagAGAGTTGCAATAGTGTGCTAATTCATGGgttggaatttatttatttgcttttttttattttattttattaccatGAGCTCTATGTTCTTCTTGttgaatgacgcgttcactGCCTGATCCGAGCTTAGTCGCTTTTGAttctgaaattgaaagaactctttcacgtATTAGGCAAGCTCGACGTCGGTTAGCTTTTGAGGGTGGTGAAGTGATTGTTATCGATTCACCAGTCTCATCTGAGGGCGAATCTGAACTGCCATTTGAGGAAGAAACAATCTCATTTACTACTTATTCAGTTGATTCCCGTGCAGGTAATATGGCAGAACCTAGGAGGATTACTCTCCAGGAAGCTAGAGTCCCAGATTTTACACTATAGCCGTATCAAGTGCATCACCCAACTCTGACTGCAGATTTTGAACTGAAAACTACACTAATCAACTTGCTGCCCAAGTTttatggcttacctgctcaagagcctattaAGCACCTTAGGGATTTCTAGACAGCCTGTTCTACTGTTAGGCATTATGGTGCGGATGAAACTTCTATTCTGTTAACCGCCTTCCCGTTTTCTCTTGAAGGAAAGGCGAGGGaatggtactacactcaacctgaAGCGACTGTTACTAACTGGGATATGCTTAAAAGagaatttttggaaaaatactttccagctgaagttacTGATAGATTGAGGAAAGAAATTTCTATGATTATTCAAGGCGAATCCGAGACTCCCTACGAATATTGGGAGCGCTTCAACAATCTCCTGGACGCATGCCCCCATCACATGATTGGCAAGATGGTGTTGATTAGCTACTTCACACAAGGCATGAAGCCTCACGACAAGACCACATTGGAAGGCGCTAGTaatggttctatgaaaaagtacaagatcGAAGatgaagcatggcaattgatcagtgaCTTAGCTGAGTCCACTAGGAATCACAGGCATAGGCACAGCCATTCAAAAGCTGTTGCTGAGATTTTCTCTAGCAAAGAGACTACTGCTCTGACCCAGAGTATATGTGAAATGACCAACCTACTGAAACAGATGCAGTTAAATCAACAACAAGCGCAACAAGCTCAGCCTCCCCCGCCACAACAAAGCCAacagttggttccacaaagagtatgcgGGATCTGTGCTGATTATAGTCATTATACTGATAAAAGTCCGCAGCTCTAATAGGAAGACAACACTGTGGCAGCCACTCAcaatttctatgaccgcccaaatcaaggatacaatcaaggtggcaactacaaccaaggtggcaactataaccatggatggcaggacaattccaaccaaggttggagagataattctaaccatggttggagggacaactataacagaggaggcaggGATAACAATGAAAACCaaaggtggaataacaataacaacaacagaTAGCAGAATCAGAACCAACCTTACAGAGCCCCTTACCTAAGACAGTCTCAAGGACCCCAGCACAACCAACAACAAGTACCTCATATCACTTATTCAAATTCATCATCAAATGACGGATGCTCCATTCTCTTGCACAAGGACAACAAGACATGCACACGCAGCTGAGTTTTACTTTGAATGGTCTAACTGCCACTTTACAAGCTCTTGTCTCCCGGTTAGATTCATCACCTAACTCCACCAATCAACCTTCAAGCTCCAGTGGAATTCCTTCTCAATCCCTACCAAATCCCAAgggtggcatcaatgccatcaccctgaGGTCTGAAACCACATTACAGGAGAGAAACCAGGAGGATCCAAGCTCAACAGTACATATCCCAGTTGAGGATGTGGTGGAAGTGGAAGATATTGAGGAGGAAGAGGATGTACAAAACATAGTTGAGGAAGAAGCAGCTCAACCACAGAATGAAACACCAAAGGATGCAGAAGCTGCAAGCAACGCCCTTCTTATTCCCTTCCCACAACTTACAAGGAAGCCCAGAAAGCAGATGGAACTTGATCCCATAATagtagaaatattcaaaaaggttgaggtaactgtccccccttttttatgttattcagcaggtacctaaatatgcaaagtttctaaaagacttgtgcatacataaagataaaattaatgaattagaaactattcccttaggtagttctatatctgctttaatggaaggtatacctgaaaaatgtggTGATCCAGGTCCATGTATGGTTAACTGTATCATTGGAGGTGTAATATTTTCTGACtgtatgtgtgatttaggagcgtgcgtgagtattatgcctttgtctatatatgatgctttgaggctccctcccttaaaaaggtcggcagctcgttttctgttagcagataaaagcattattacagtggtTGGAATTGTTGAAGATGTATTGGTGAGCATTAAGGGGCTCACGGTTTCCATTGACttctatatcttggagatgccccaaaatgactCGGGAAAGCCGTCATCCATCCTACTTGAAAGACCATTCTTAAAGACTTCGAAGTTCAAGCTAGATGCCTTTTCAGGAACCTATTCCTTTGAAATAGACGGCCGAGTAGTGAGCTTCAATCTGAATGAAGCTATGAAGCATCCTCCGGAAGATCATTTCGTATTCTAGTGCGACATTATTGATGAAACTGTCGCTGCAGTTCACCAGGAGGAAATAGCAGAGAAGCACATGGagcaaggtccaagtgtggggacatCCTCTAAACAAAATGAGGATGCCTTGCCATTATTATTAGCTCCAGAAGGTCCAGAGCCTAGCCATGAGCAGAAATTGGAATTAAAGCCCCTTCCTTCAcacctcaagtatgcttaccttgaggatgAATAGAAGTTCCCAATTATCATTGCAAGGGAGCTCACTTCCTAATAGGAAGAACAACTGCTTAGTGTGTTGAGGAAGCATAAGAAAGCAATTGGATGGAGCTTGGCAgatatagtaggcatcagccctcaagtttgtgaaCACAGAATATTCTTGGAAGAAGGAGCAAAGCCTGTCCGTCAGcctcaaagaagattgaatccgaCCATCTTAGAAGTTGTCAAGAAAGAAGTAACCAGACTACTTGAAGCAGATATCATTTACCCCATTTCAGATAGCGAATGGGTCAGTCCaatacaagtggtgcccaagaagtctggagtcacaacagtgaagaatgagcatggagagctttTGACAACTAGAGTGCAGAATTCATGGAGAGTTTGCATTGACTATAGGCGTCTAAACCAAGCCACTCATAAGGATCACTACCCCTTGTCATttattgatcagatgcttgatcgcctgtcaggtaaatctcattattgctttttagatggttatacCGGCTATTTTCAAATCTATATAACTCCTGAAGATCAGGAAAatactacttttacatgtccttttggaacttatgcttataagagaatgccctttggcttatgcaatgcaccagctactttccaaaggtgtatgatgagtcttttctctgatctcatAGAGaactgtatggaagtttttatggatgactttagcatatatggtgattcatttagcctttgcttggatagtttatctagagtattagacaggtgtgttagttcaaactttgttttaaattttgaaaattgtcACTTTATGGTCAAACAAGGTATTGTTCTGGGACACGTTGTTTCTAATACTGGTATCTCTGTAGATCCAACAAAGAtagatgttatttctagtttaccttacctctcctctgtgagggaagttcgttcgttccttggccacgCAGGTTTTTACAagagatttattaaggacttcagtaaggtagcattGCCTTTATCCAGACTACTACAGAaagatattgagttcgagttcagtgaggattgcatacaagcatttgataagctgaagattgccctgactcaagctccaattgtgagaggactagactggagccagccatttgaaatcatgtgtgatgcctccaatcatgcagtaggagcagtaCTGGCTCAGCatgaaggtaaggatccttttgtaattgcttatgcatctaagactttagatgctgctcagtctaattatactactactgaaaaagagcttctacctattgtttttgctctggataaattctgaGCCTATTTTCTTGGtactaaggtagtagtgtactcagaccatgcagctctaaaataTTTACTAGCTAAAAAGGAGTCTAAACCAAGGCTAATATGTTGGATATTGCtgctgcaagaatttgatttagaaattaaggataggagtggtaactagaatttagtggcagaccacttgagttgccTTGAGCACCTTAAGGATGACTCTACTCCTATCAATGATACTTTCCCATTTGACAGCTTACAGGCAGTATATGAAGTAGTTCCTTGatatgcacctgtagctaattatctagttagccacacttttcctccaaattttacTAAGCATAAAAAagacaagctgaaaagtgagtccaaatattatatatgggatgatcCATATTTATGGAAGTGTGGTGCTGACCAGATAATTAGACggtgtgtgcctcaatcagaattccagtccattttcgAGGCAtgccactcatctgagagtggaggacattttggtcctcaaagaacagctagaaaagttttagactgtggattctggtggcccactctttttaaagatgctgctgaattttgtaaatcttgttccccttgccaaaggtttggtaatatatccaagagggatgagatgcctcaacagattatgcttttctgtgaaattttttatgtttggagCATCGaattcatgggtccatttccaaattctaatagTCACCTTTATATAATGTTAGCTGTAGATTacgtttctaaatgggtggaagcaattcctaaccgtactgatgatgctaacactgttgtttcttTTGTGAGAAATCATATTATTTGTTGCTTTGGAttaccacgagcaatcgtgagtgatcaaggtactcacttttgtaacaggagactaacaggattactgaagaagcatgggataattcataaagtaGCAACAGCCTACCATccccagactaatgggcaagtcgaggtgtctaacagagagataaagcgtatATTACAGAAGATAGTCAAGCCTCATAGAaaggactggagcaccaggctccAAGATGCACTTTTGGCATATCGGACAACATACAAGACACTAATCGGGATGAGTCCcttccgcttagtttatggaaaggcctgtcacCTCCTAGTTGAGGTagagcacaaagccttttgggtgGTAAAAGAATACAATATGGAATTTGAGAAAgccggagctgaaaggaagttgcaactgcaagaattaGAAAACCTttgcctagaagcttatgagaactccagGCTGTACAAAGAGAAGGTGAAGGCTATGCATGATAAGCACATCAAGAGGAGAGAGTTCCAACCTAGGGacttagtcctcctttacaactccAGATTAAGGCTCATGCTAGGCAagttgagatcaagatgggacGGTCCCTATCGAGTAGAGAAGGCTGAGCCATACGGAGTCTTTCACTTCAGtcatccttcaagctctgaatTCATCAAGGTCAATGGACATCGCCTAAAGCTATATCATGGTGAAAAGATGCAGAAGAACAAGGAGctagagatcttcctcttggaggaTCCACCAACAGCAGGAgactgagctagtggagcgtccaacttaaggacattaaaggaaagtgctgggtgggagacaacccacca
Above is a genomic segment from Arachis stenosperma cultivar V10309 chromosome 1, arast.V10309.gnm1.PFL2, whole genome shotgun sequence containing:
- the LOC130981754 gene encoding uncharacterized protein LOC130981754, yielding MEFEKAGAERKLQLQELENLCLEAYENSRLYKEKVKAMHDKHIKRREFQPRDLVLLYNSRLRLMLGKLRSRWDGPYRVEKAEPYGVFHFSHPSSSEFIKVNGHRLKLYHGEKMQKNKELEIFLLEDPPTAGD